In one Corallococcus sp. EGB genomic region, the following are encoded:
- a CDS encoding Uma2 family endonuclease, with protein sequence MRHAATPRTLAPYEEVQTLPHYLVGEALDGVLYVSSPPIARKQGLTPLLGRAPEGWWWTSEPRLLLGQDVLVPDLAGWVGGRPPTLPDGAFIQNVPDWICEVLTPATAKLDLAIKLPRYARAGIRNAWVINPVHRVVEVLRQDRERWMLMNTYVDEERVRAEPFGNVDLTLAPFWTQK encoded by the coding sequence ATGCGCCATGCCGCCACGCCCAGGACGCTCGCCCCTTACGAGGAAGTGCAGACGTTGCCCCATTACCTGGTGGGCGAGGCGCTCGATGGCGTCCTCTACGTCTCGTCACCGCCCATCGCGCGCAAGCAGGGCCTGACTCCGCTGCTGGGCCGCGCACCGGAGGGCTGGTGGTGGACCTCCGAGCCCCGGCTGCTCCTGGGCCAGGACGTGCTGGTGCCGGACCTCGCGGGCTGGGTGGGCGGGCGGCCTCCGACGCTGCCCGATGGCGCGTTCATCCAGAACGTGCCGGATTGGATCTGCGAGGTGCTGACGCCCGCCACCGCGAAGCTGGACCTGGCCATCAAGCTGCCTCGCTACGCCCGCGCGGGCATCCGCAACGCGTGGGTCATCAACCCCGTGCACCGCGTGGTGGAGGTGCTCCGTCAGGACCGCGAGCGTTGGATGCTGATGAACACCTACGTGGACGAGGAGCGCGTGCGCGCGGAGCCCTTCGGCAACGTGGATCTGACGCTGGCGCCGTTCTGGACCCAGAAGTGA
- a CDS encoding TonB-dependent receptor domain-containing protein: MFIPTLVLWLLSASPEVPVTPPVPVEAPPPVMPAEEPALTEAVRVLLRLTIDTAGEVAQVEVRESGGVAFDRAAMAAALRWRFEPARRGAEPLEVRVDVPVTFEPVAEDTGGASSAPEPPEPAKPEPPTLSTTVRGQSVAPPPVAVGDFHITVGQLADVPRNSATDLMLLAPGVMLANHGGEGHADTVYLRGFDAGEGKDVEMRLDGVPLNEVSQAHGHGYADTYFIIPELVQSLRVTEGPYDPSQGDFGVAGTVEYQLGLERRGITASASSGSFASRRLSLVWGPPESTAATFVGVLLRQGHGFGPNRAYANAGLMAQTELRLGAETKLRLFGASYGARYSSAGVVRETDVVDARLPCDAAADSQFFCLYDPNQGGASQRHIASVELTSRLEGGGRFVQQAFALARQMRSRENFTGFLQDTPPIGEAQRGDNTEQSYQGTTVGLRGRYTPGVTWVGQPQPVELGYVARYDNVHTRARRLRDRGGAPYATVFDNQVRVTNLGAYLSLRGAPLEWLTLRGGVRMDTFLFGVEDLNRPAEDRQGARIPEESVEAYGFFASPRASAEVRLTPRLTWLTSAGLGARSSDAAGLSDAEFAPYARVTSGETGLGWRWSDGPSLLELRGAVFATRVSQDLVFSETTGRNQPIGPSQRLGAFGSARFQWEQRLDVQASLAWARATQPLPGASPWRLWDGAVLPYIPQLLGRVDASWRGTATVARQPVGWSVALGHSAIGPKPLPLDRYSESIFLFDVAARARWRAVELGLSVENLLDARWRESEFNYVSNFRGPGAPASLLATRHFSAGAPRTVRGTLTVYLDLQEDRP; this comes from the coding sequence GTGTTCATCCCGACGCTGGTGCTCTGGCTGTTGAGCGCGTCGCCCGAAGTGCCCGTGACGCCGCCCGTGCCCGTGGAGGCGCCGCCGCCCGTGATGCCGGCGGAGGAGCCCGCGCTGACGGAGGCCGTGCGCGTGCTGCTGCGGCTGACCATCGACACCGCGGGTGAGGTGGCCCAGGTGGAGGTGAGGGAGTCCGGAGGCGTGGCCTTCGACCGGGCCGCGATGGCGGCGGCCCTGCGCTGGCGCTTCGAGCCCGCGCGTCGGGGGGCGGAGCCGCTGGAGGTGCGGGTGGACGTGCCGGTGACGTTCGAGCCGGTGGCGGAGGACACCGGGGGGGCGAGCTCCGCGCCCGAGCCACCCGAGCCCGCGAAGCCGGAGCCGCCCACGCTCTCCACCACGGTGCGCGGGCAGTCCGTGGCACCGCCACCGGTGGCCGTCGGGGACTTCCACATCACGGTGGGGCAGCTGGCGGATGTGCCTCGAAACTCGGCCACGGACCTGATGCTGCTGGCGCCGGGCGTGATGCTCGCCAACCACGGTGGGGAAGGGCACGCGGACACCGTCTACCTGCGCGGCTTCGACGCGGGCGAGGGCAAGGACGTGGAGATGCGCCTGGACGGGGTGCCCCTCAACGAGGTCTCCCAGGCCCATGGCCACGGCTACGCGGACACGTACTTCATCATCCCGGAGCTGGTGCAGTCCCTGCGCGTGACGGAGGGACCCTACGACCCGTCGCAGGGCGACTTCGGCGTCGCGGGCACCGTGGAGTACCAGCTGGGGCTGGAGCGGCGGGGCATCACCGCGTCCGCCAGCTCCGGCAGCTTCGCGTCGCGCCGGCTGTCCCTGGTGTGGGGGCCTCCCGAGTCCACCGCCGCGACCTTCGTCGGCGTGCTCCTGCGCCAGGGGCACGGCTTCGGCCCCAACCGCGCCTATGCCAATGCGGGCCTGATGGCCCAGACGGAGCTGCGCCTGGGCGCGGAGACGAAGCTGCGCCTGTTCGGCGCGAGCTATGGCGCGCGCTACTCCTCCGCGGGCGTGGTGCGGGAGACGGACGTCGTGGACGCGCGGCTGCCGTGCGACGCGGCCGCGGACTCGCAGTTCTTCTGCCTCTACGACCCGAACCAGGGCGGCGCGAGCCAGCGCCACATCGCCTCCGTGGAGCTGACGTCCCGGCTGGAGGGCGGAGGCCGCTTCGTGCAGCAGGCCTTCGCCCTCGCCCGGCAGATGCGCAGCCGCGAGAACTTCACCGGCTTCCTCCAGGACACGCCGCCCATTGGCGAGGCCCAGCGCGGCGACAACACGGAGCAGTCCTACCAGGGCACCACCGTGGGGCTGCGCGGCCGCTACACGCCGGGCGTCACCTGGGTGGGACAGCCGCAGCCGGTGGAGCTGGGCTACGTGGCCCGCTACGACAACGTGCACACCCGCGCGCGGCGCCTGCGCGACAGGGGCGGCGCTCCCTACGCCACCGTGTTCGACAACCAGGTGCGCGTGACGAACCTGGGCGCGTACCTGTCGCTGCGGGGCGCGCCGCTGGAGTGGCTCACGCTGCGCGGCGGCGTGCGCATGGACACGTTCCTGTTCGGCGTGGAGGACCTGAACCGGCCGGCGGAGGATCGGCAGGGGGCTCGCATCCCGGAGGAGTCCGTGGAGGCCTATGGCTTCTTCGCCAGCCCCCGGGCCAGCGCGGAGGTGCGCCTGACGCCCCGCCTCACGTGGCTGACCAGCGCGGGGCTGGGAGCGCGGTCCAGTGACGCGGCCGGCCTGTCCGACGCGGAGTTCGCCCCCTACGCGCGGGTGACCTCCGGGGAGACGGGCCTCGGCTGGAGGTGGAGCGACGGACCTTCCCTTCTGGAGCTGCGCGGCGCCGTGTTCGCCACGCGCGTGTCGCAGGACCTGGTGTTCAGCGAGACGACGGGGCGCAACCAGCCCATCGGGCCGTCGCAGCGGCTGGGCGCGTTCGGCAGCGCGCGCTTCCAATGGGAGCAGCGCCTGGACGTGCAGGCGAGCCTCGCGTGGGCCCGCGCGACACAGCCGTTGCCCGGGGCCTCGCCGTGGAGGCTGTGGGATGGCGCGGTGCTGCCGTACATCCCGCAGCTCCTGGGCCGCGTGGATGCTTCATGGCGGGGCACGGCCACCGTGGCCCGGCAGCCGGTGGGGTGGAGCGTGGCGCTGGGGCACAGCGCCATCGGGCCCAAGCCCCTGCCGTTGGATCGCTACAGCGAATCCATCTTCCTCTTCGACGTGGCGGCGCGTGCACGCTGGCGCGCCGTGGAGCTGGGCTTGTCGGTGGAGAACCTGCTGGACGCGCGCTGGCGCGAGTCCGAGTTCAACTACGTGTCCAACTTCCGAGGCCCCGGCGCGCCCGCGTCCCTGCTGGCCACGCGCCACTTCTCCGCCGGTGCGCCTCGCACCGTGCGCGGCACCCTCACCGTCTATCTGGACCTCCAGGAGGACCGGCCATGA
- the trxA gene encoding thioredoxin, whose product MATLEITKDNFKETVGKSGIVILDWWATWCGPCRAFAPIFESTSNKHADIVFGKIDTDAQPELSGAFEIRSIPTLMVFRDGILLFEQPGAMPAAALEDLLRQVRALNMDDVRREVEAQRAAKEAPKA is encoded by the coding sequence ATGGCGACGCTCGAAATCACGAAGGACAACTTCAAGGAGACGGTGGGCAAGAGCGGCATCGTCATCCTGGACTGGTGGGCCACCTGGTGTGGTCCGTGCCGCGCGTTCGCGCCCATCTTCGAGAGCACCTCCAACAAGCACGCGGACATCGTGTTCGGGAAGATCGACACCGACGCGCAGCCGGAGCTGTCCGGTGCTTTCGAGATCCGTTCCATTCCCACGCTGATGGTGTTCCGGGACGGCATCCTCCTGTTCGAGCAGCCGGGCGCGATGCCGGCCGCCGCGCTGGAGGACCTGCTGCGGCAGGTGCGCGCGCTGAACATGGACGACGTGCGGCGCGAGGTCGAAGCGCAGCGCGCCGCGAAGGAAGCGCCCAAGGCGTGA
- a CDS encoding FKBP-type peptidyl-prolyl cis-trans isomerase produces MSLKVEDVKVGTGAEAVAGKRVTVHYVGTLTDGKKFDSSRDRGQGFTFPLGAGHVIQGWDQGVAGMKVGGVRKLTIPPELGYGSRGAAGVIPPNATLLFEVELLDVR; encoded by the coding sequence ATGAGCTTGAAGGTAGAGGACGTGAAGGTCGGGACCGGGGCGGAAGCGGTCGCTGGCAAGCGGGTGACGGTGCACTACGTGGGCACGCTCACCGACGGCAAGAAGTTCGACAGCAGCCGTGATCGCGGTCAGGGCTTCACGTTCCCCCTGGGCGCCGGCCACGTCATCCAGGGCTGGGACCAGGGCGTCGCGGGCATGAAGGTCGGCGGCGTGCGCAAGCTCACCATCCCGCCGGAGCTGGGCTACGGCTCGCGCGGCGCGGCCGGTGTGATTCCCCCCAACGCCACCCTCCTCTTCGAGGTGGAGCTGTTGGACGTTCGTTAG
- the nadE gene encoding NAD(+) synthase, which yields MRLVKIGIASVNTTVGAFQANTDRVLDLARKMAAEDVTLGVFPEQVIAGYPAEDLVQWQGFIDHQWPELERFAKETAALPLVSILGVGVAHQGVRLNCAAVVAGGKILGLVPKEKLPTYNVFYEGRTFGHGQPGMAEEHRGVPLGDYLFQFDFGTVAPEVCEDIWSADGPMRRRAYSGGELVVNLSASPFRLGFWETRRELIATRASDHQVTIAYANAVGSNDGLIFDGGGFINQNGRHVLETPRFQQGFSSAVVDLDRTLRLRTENTTWRVDREDWVSAGGGKVPTLDCTQAVRTERQKLSYPVPPHRSFFLPAPDTRRTARVALCEDILDALSLGVGDYFEKTRAFKLFGIALSGGRDSLLTLLIAHRYAKRARPDDPGSLIQAFYMPSPYSSQQTRDAAETIARELGVPFQVVSIEEAFEREKAAAQKMLGETKLTPITEQNIQARIRAQRMWNWSNSCGGLFLQTGNMSEKSVGYTTIGGDLMGALAVIANVPKTVVMYLLDYLQETTGYEGIRKVLAKPAGPELAHDQVGEEELMPFPILDACFYLHAGEKLTPAEMRTALTAMFPEVEADRLGGYVDRFVRLFQQSIYKWVQAPLSLHIGNLDLDRERALQLPVVTGSAWLRDA from the coding sequence ATGCGGCTCGTGAAGATTGGCATCGCCAGCGTCAACACCACCGTGGGCGCCTTCCAGGCGAACACCGACCGGGTGCTGGACCTGGCGAGGAAGATGGCGGCGGAGGACGTCACGCTGGGCGTCTTCCCCGAACAGGTCATCGCCGGCTACCCGGCGGAGGACCTGGTCCAGTGGCAGGGCTTCATCGACCACCAGTGGCCGGAGCTGGAGCGCTTCGCGAAGGAGACCGCGGCGCTGCCCCTGGTGAGCATCCTGGGCGTGGGCGTGGCCCACCAGGGCGTGCGCCTCAACTGCGCGGCGGTGGTGGCGGGCGGCAAAATCCTGGGCCTGGTCCCCAAGGAGAAGCTGCCCACGTACAACGTCTTCTACGAGGGCCGCACCTTCGGCCACGGCCAGCCGGGCATGGCGGAAGAGCACCGGGGCGTGCCGCTGGGTGACTACCTCTTCCAGTTCGACTTCGGCACGGTGGCGCCGGAGGTGTGCGAGGACATCTGGAGCGCGGACGGCCCCATGCGCCGGCGCGCGTACTCCGGCGGAGAGCTGGTGGTGAACCTGTCCGCGTCCCCCTTCCGGCTGGGCTTCTGGGAGACGCGCCGCGAGCTCATCGCCACCCGCGCGTCCGACCACCAGGTCACCATCGCCTACGCGAACGCGGTGGGCAGCAACGACGGCCTCATCTTCGACGGCGGCGGCTTCATCAACCAGAACGGCCGCCACGTGCTGGAGACGCCGCGCTTCCAGCAGGGCTTCAGCTCCGCCGTGGTGGACCTGGACCGCACGCTGCGCCTGCGCACGGAGAACACCACCTGGCGCGTGGACCGCGAGGACTGGGTGTCGGCCGGCGGCGGGAAGGTGCCCACCCTGGACTGCACGCAGGCGGTGAGGACCGAGCGCCAGAAGCTGTCATACCCCGTGCCCCCGCACCGCAGCTTCTTCCTGCCCGCGCCGGACACCCGCCGCACCGCGCGCGTGGCGCTGTGCGAGGACATCCTGGACGCGCTGTCGCTGGGCGTGGGCGACTACTTCGAGAAGACGCGCGCCTTCAAGCTGTTCGGCATCGCGCTGTCGGGCGGGCGGGACTCGCTGCTCACGCTGCTCATCGCGCACCGGTACGCGAAGCGCGCGCGGCCGGACGACCCGGGCTCGCTCATCCAGGCGTTCTACATGCCCAGCCCCTACTCCAGCCAGCAGACGCGCGACGCGGCGGAGACCATCGCGCGGGAGCTGGGGGTGCCCTTCCAGGTGGTCTCCATCGAGGAGGCCTTCGAGCGGGAGAAGGCCGCCGCCCAGAAGATGCTGGGCGAGACGAAGCTCACCCCCATCACCGAGCAGAACATCCAGGCCCGCATCCGCGCCCAGCGCATGTGGAACTGGAGCAACTCCTGCGGCGGCCTGTTCCTCCAGACGGGCAACATGAGCGAGAAGTCCGTGGGCTACACCACCATCGGCGGCGACCTGATGGGCGCGCTCGCGGTCATCGCCAACGTGCCCAAGACGGTGGTGATGTACCTCTTGGACTACCTGCAGGAGACCACCGGCTACGAGGGCATCCGCAAGGTGCTGGCCAAGCCCGCGGGGCCGGAGCTGGCGCATGATCAGGTGGGCGAGGAGGAGCTGATGCCCTTCCCCATCCTGGACGCGTGCTTCTACCTGCACGCGGGCGAGAAGCTCACCCCGGCGGAGATGCGCACCGCGCTCACCGCGATGTTCCCGGAGGTGGAGGCGGACCGGCTGGGCGGGTACGTGGACCGCTTCGTGCGCCTGTTCCAGCAGTCCATCTACAAGTGGGTGCAGGCGCCGCTGTCGCTGCACATCGGCAACCTGGACCTGGACCGTGAGCGCGCGCTGCAACTGCCTGTCGTCACCGGCTCGGCCTGGCTGCGCGACGCGTGA
- a CDS encoding LON peptidase substrate-binding domain-containing protein codes for MTALETVERAAGALKVFPLPSAVLFPHTVIPLHIFEPRYRALVKDALATDRVLALGQLEPGWEGNYEGRPPLQPLMCAGVIVWEEQVEGGRYNILLQGVSRVRMVQELPPDAPYRQVRAQVLPDAPYTGPEEEQLRQAVFELAGRVPPSFAESLMPVAARAGGGMLADVVASALVPEPGRRQELLGELDVRRRLEAVLEDVSDLLSQLQPVRPTGPLN; via the coding sequence ATGACCGCACTAGAGACCGTGGAACGCGCCGCCGGTGCGCTGAAGGTGTTTCCCCTGCCGTCGGCGGTCCTGTTCCCGCACACCGTGATTCCCCTGCATATCTTCGAGCCCCGCTACCGGGCGCTGGTGAAGGACGCGCTCGCCACGGACCGGGTGCTGGCCCTGGGCCAGCTGGAGCCGGGCTGGGAGGGGAACTACGAGGGCCGTCCGCCCCTGCAGCCCCTGATGTGCGCGGGCGTCATCGTCTGGGAAGAACAGGTGGAGGGGGGGCGCTACAACATCCTCCTCCAGGGCGTCAGCCGGGTGCGGATGGTGCAGGAGCTGCCGCCGGACGCGCCCTACCGCCAGGTGCGCGCCCAGGTGCTGCCGGATGCGCCCTACACGGGGCCCGAGGAGGAACAGCTGCGCCAGGCCGTCTTCGAGCTGGCCGGCCGGGTGCCGCCCTCGTTCGCGGAGAGCCTGATGCCCGTGGCCGCGCGAGCGGGCGGGGGCATGCTGGCGGACGTGGTGGCGTCCGCGCTGGTTCCGGAGCCCGGCCGGCGGCAGGAGCTCCTGGGTGAATTGGACGTGCGGCGCCGCCTGGAGGCCGTCCTGGAGGACGTGAGCGACCTCTTGAGCCAGCTGCAGCCGGTGCGCCCCACCGGGCCGCTGAACTAG
- a CDS encoding YqaA family protein — MSSTEPSPQTSPAAPAAAAPKLSWYRRLYLRVESAASTPHALATMMAVSVVDGSIFPIPPFAVLVPMVLAQPKKWVRYCLLGTLASLVGGFIGYGLGAFVGGGITQLLHIDLDVRVDRFGVSGTVGELLGQNFWVLSLLCSILPTPFKIVAIGSGLVSVPLERFLLASIIGRSVRFFLVGGVVRFFGPTARRWLRV, encoded by the coding sequence ATGTCCTCCACCGAGCCTTCCCCCCAGACCTCCCCGGCCGCTCCGGCCGCTGCCGCCCCGAAGCTGTCCTGGTACCGCCGGCTGTATCTGCGGGTGGAGTCCGCCGCCTCCACCCCGCATGCGCTCGCCACGATGATGGCGGTGTCGGTGGTGGATGGCTCCATCTTCCCCATCCCGCCCTTCGCCGTGCTGGTGCCCATGGTGCTCGCCCAGCCGAAGAAGTGGGTGCGCTACTGCCTGCTGGGCACCCTGGCGAGCCTGGTGGGCGGCTTCATCGGCTACGGGCTGGGGGCCTTCGTGGGTGGGGGCATCACGCAGCTGCTCCACATCGACCTGGACGTGCGCGTGGACCGCTTCGGCGTGTCCGGCACGGTGGGCGAGCTCCTGGGGCAGAACTTCTGGGTGCTGTCGCTGCTGTGCTCCATCCTGCCCACGCCGTTCAAGATCGTCGCCATCGGCAGCGGCCTGGTGTCGGTGCCGCTGGAGCGCTTCCTGCTGGCGTCCATCATCGGCCGGTCGGTGCGCTTCTTCCTGGTGGGGGGCGTGGTGCGCTTCTTCGGCCCCACCGCCCGCAGGTGGCTGCGCGTCTGA
- a CDS encoding MASE1 domain-containing protein, translating into MAAFPVRGLVEVLALAAVYLLAARVALSLAVEQSHICPVWLPSGVALGGLLLLGVSRWPAVALGAGAVAYAMDVTPDVGLSVVLGSTLEAVLAALLFRRMQGARELHRVRDVVWLGAGAGLGALVGSGAGTLGLVLGGVVPVASWGPSGWLWWMADLLGMLLVTPVLLLRRPRRAERSWEALLLAALTAAVCVGVFAFPMPGSGAAHALTFLLFPLMAWAALGFGLRGAALSSLFIALAAIAGTARERGPFFTGDLPHRGLVVLQLFIGITALTGLLLAAARAERRQAVELLELLATTVRAVHEGVLICEVREPGALHTVFANEALCALVGRRREELVGTAPGELLASGDGGDRQRLWEALRDGRSLRAEVALTRPDGTRVWSEMQLSPVRAHGQAVTHFVATHRDVTATKELQARLVAAERVAAVGTLAAGVGHEINNPLAYLALNLESARKMLEAEGAQAPQGVRDALASVRGAQEGAERIRLIVRDLQVFSREGAPERGLVDLNALVPPAVRVVLHALRSRARLVEDFGPVPRVLGSEARLGQVLLNLLVNAMQAIPEGDAGPHHEVRVRTGTDASGHARVEVEDTGVGIPPEVLPRIFDPFFTTKGSDAGTGLGLAICQQIVRTHGGELRVHSVPGQGSTFTLLLPPAPVRSAERPSSPPLHAVARDGESPGPRAAASGRKGRVLIVDDEPRLAQSMRLLLEPTHEVVTAARGEDALARVAAGESFDVVLCDLQMPGMDGIAVYRRLEQEAPELVPRTVFISGGASSPEARAFVETVARRVLEKPVRPDVLLATVEAVLEGGPPERAARGAVGGARRG; encoded by the coding sequence GTGGCGGCGTTCCCGGTCCGGGGCCTCGTGGAGGTCCTCGCGCTGGCGGCGGTGTATCTGCTGGCCGCGCGGGTGGCGCTGTCGCTGGCCGTGGAGCAGAGCCACATCTGCCCCGTCTGGCTGCCGTCGGGCGTGGCCCTGGGCGGGCTGCTGCTGCTGGGCGTGTCGCGCTGGCCCGCGGTGGCGCTGGGCGCGGGCGCGGTGGCGTACGCCATGGACGTGACTCCGGACGTGGGCCTGTCCGTCGTGCTGGGCTCCACGCTGGAGGCGGTGCTGGCGGCGCTGCTCTTCCGGCGCATGCAGGGCGCGCGGGAGCTGCACCGCGTGCGCGACGTCGTGTGGCTGGGCGCGGGCGCGGGGCTGGGGGCGCTCGTGGGCTCGGGGGCGGGCACGCTGGGGCTCGTGCTGGGCGGGGTGGTCCCCGTCGCGTCGTGGGGCCCCTCCGGCTGGCTGTGGTGGATGGCGGACCTCCTGGGGATGCTGCTGGTGACGCCGGTGCTGCTCCTGCGCAGGCCCCGGCGCGCGGAGCGCTCCTGGGAGGCGCTGCTGCTCGCGGCGCTGACGGCGGCGGTGTGCGTGGGCGTCTTCGCCTTCCCGATGCCGGGCTCGGGCGCGGCGCACGCGCTGACGTTCCTGCTCTTCCCGCTGATGGCCTGGGCGGCGCTGGGCTTCGGGCTGCGGGGCGCGGCGCTGTCCTCGCTCTTCATCGCGCTGGCGGCCATCGCCGGGACGGCGCGGGAGCGCGGCCCGTTCTTCACGGGGGACCTGCCGCACCGCGGGCTGGTGGTGCTGCAGCTCTTCATCGGCATCACCGCGCTGACGGGCCTGCTGCTCGCGGCGGCGCGCGCGGAGCGCCGTCAGGCGGTGGAGCTGCTGGAGCTCCTGGCCACCACGGTGCGCGCGGTGCACGAGGGCGTGCTCATCTGCGAGGTGCGCGAGCCGGGCGCACTGCACACCGTCTTCGCCAACGAGGCCCTGTGCGCGCTGGTGGGCCGGCGGCGCGAGGAGCTCGTCGGGACGGCGCCCGGGGAGCTGCTGGCGTCCGGCGACGGCGGGGACCGGCAGCGGCTCTGGGAGGCGCTGCGCGACGGGCGTTCGCTGCGCGCGGAGGTGGCGCTGACGCGGCCGGATGGCACGCGCGTCTGGAGCGAGATGCAGCTGTCCCCGGTGCGCGCCCACGGCCAGGCCGTGACGCACTTCGTGGCGACCCACCGCGACGTCACCGCGACCAAGGAGCTGCAGGCGCGGCTGGTGGCCGCCGAGCGCGTGGCCGCCGTGGGCACCCTGGCCGCGGGCGTGGGCCATGAAATCAACAACCCGCTGGCCTACCTGGCGCTGAACCTGGAGTCCGCCCGGAAGATGCTGGAGGCGGAAGGGGCGCAGGCCCCGCAGGGCGTGCGCGACGCGCTCGCGAGCGTGCGCGGGGCCCAGGAGGGCGCGGAGCGCATCCGCCTCATCGTGAGGGACCTGCAGGTGTTCAGCCGCGAGGGCGCGCCGGAGCGCGGCCTGGTGGACCTGAACGCGCTGGTGCCGCCCGCGGTGCGCGTGGTGCTGCACGCCCTGCGCTCGCGGGCGCGGCTGGTGGAGGACTTCGGGCCGGTGCCGCGCGTGCTGGGCAGCGAGGCGCGGCTGGGGCAGGTGCTGCTCAACCTGCTGGTGAACGCCATGCAGGCCATCCCGGAAGGGGACGCCGGCCCGCACCATGAGGTGCGCGTGCGCACCGGCACGGACGCGTCCGGCCACGCGCGCGTGGAGGTGGAGGACACCGGCGTCGGCATCCCGCCGGAGGTCCTGCCGCGCATCTTCGACCCGTTCTTCACCACCAAGGGCAGCGACGCGGGCACCGGCCTGGGGCTCGCCATCTGTCAGCAGATCGTCCGCACGCACGGGGGCGAACTGCGCGTGCACAGCGTGCCGGGCCAGGGCTCCACCTTCACGCTGCTCCTGCCGCCCGCGCCCGTGCGGAGCGCGGAGCGTCCGTCCTCGCCGCCGCTGCACGCCGTGGCGCGCGACGGGGAATCCCCCGGGCCCCGGGCGGCGGCCTCCGGGCGCAAGGGCCGGGTGCTCATCGTGGACGACGAGCCTCGCCTGGCGCAGTCCATGCGCCTCTTGCTGGAGCCCACCCACGAGGTCGTCACCGCCGCGCGCGGCGAGGACGCGCTGGCGAGGGTGGCCGCGGGCGAGTCCTTCGACGTGGTGCTGTGTGACTTGCAGATGCCGGGCATGGACGGCATCGCGGTGTACCGGCGGCTCGAGCAGGAGGCGCCCGAGCTGGTGCCGCGCACGGTGTTCATCTCCGGCGGAGCGTCGTCACCGGAGGCGCGCGCCTTCGTGGAGACCGTGGCCCGGCGGGTGCTGGAGAAGCCGGTGCGCCCGGACGTGCTGCTGGCCACGGTGGAGGCCGTGCTGGAGGGCGGCCCCCCGGAGCGGGCGGCGCGCGGCGCGGTGGGCGGCGCGCGCCGCGGCTGA
- a CDS encoding cold-shock protein, whose protein sequence is MASGTVKWFNDAKGFGFITQDSGGPDVFCHHTAIQSDGFRTLAEGQKVEFDVKKGPKGLQAENVRPVG, encoded by the coding sequence ATGGCAAGTGGTACGGTGAAGTGGTTCAATGATGCGAAGGGCTTCGGGTTCATCACGCAGGACAGCGGGGGCCCGGACGTGTTCTGCCACCACACGGCGATCCAGTCCGACGGGTTCCGCACCCTGGCTGAGGGCCAGAAGGTCGAATTCGACGTGAAGAAGGGCCCCAAGGGCCTGCAGGCGGAGAACGTCCGCCCGGTCGGCTGA
- a CDS encoding acyl-CoA desaturase, which translates to MTNPTRVTFGQRDASFAEDLKRRVSEYFETRNLSQRANKAMYVKALSIMGFTAGVYGLLLSGHFNAWGMLGLAVLMGVAIAGIGFCIGHDGVHGSYSDDARVNAVVGFAFDLIGANSYMWRITHNVLHHTYTNIQGMDEDLTVSPQLRLSPYSEWKGYHRFQHLYAFAAYSLTTVFWVFAKDYKYFFQKDLGPYKGKKHARAEWVRMLAMKAVYYGWTLVIPWMVLDVTWWQFVLGQLAMHLTAGFILGIVFQLAHVVEDAEFPVPDTDGKVEDAWMVHQLRTTANFARRNRLLSWYVGGLNFQVEHHLFPKVCSIHYPALSEIVKATAHDHGLPYLEAETFRSAVASHYRMLRMLGRPPVADPVTEDAKPKLAVAA; encoded by the coding sequence GTGACAAACCCGACCCGTGTGACCTTTGGCCAGCGTGACGCCTCCTTCGCGGAGGATCTGAAGCGGCGCGTCTCCGAGTACTTCGAGACCCGGAACCTCTCTCAGCGGGCCAACAAGGCGATGTACGTGAAGGCCCTGTCCATCATGGGCTTCACCGCCGGGGTCTACGGCCTCCTGCTCAGCGGTCACTTCAACGCCTGGGGCATGCTGGGCCTGGCCGTGCTGATGGGCGTGGCCATCGCGGGCATCGGCTTCTGCATCGGCCATGACGGCGTCCACGGCTCCTACAGCGACGACGCCAGGGTGAACGCGGTGGTGGGCTTCGCGTTCGACCTGATTGGCGCGAACAGCTACATGTGGCGCATCACCCACAACGTCCTGCACCACACCTACACCAACATCCAGGGCATGGACGAGGACCTGACGGTGAGCCCGCAGCTGCGGCTGTCGCCGTACAGCGAGTGGAAGGGGTACCACCGCTTCCAGCACCTGTACGCCTTCGCGGCGTACTCGCTGACCACGGTCTTCTGGGTGTTCGCCAAGGACTACAAGTACTTCTTCCAGAAGGACCTGGGCCCCTACAAGGGCAAGAAGCACGCGCGCGCGGAGTGGGTCCGCATGCTGGCGATGAAGGCCGTGTACTACGGCTGGACGCTGGTGATTCCGTGGATGGTGCTGGACGTGACCTGGTGGCAGTTCGTGCTGGGGCAGCTGGCCATGCACCTGACGGCGGGCTTCATCCTGGGCATCGTGTTCCAGCTGGCGCACGTGGTGGAGGACGCGGAGTTCCCCGTGCCGGACACGGACGGCAAGGTGGAGGACGCCTGGATGGTCCACCAGCTGCGCACCACGGCGAACTTCGCCCGCAGGAACCGCCTGCTGAGCTGGTACGTGGGCGGCCTCAACTTCCAGGTGGAGCACCACCTGTTCCCCAAGGTGTGCAGCATCCACTACCCGGCCCTGAGCGAAATCGTGAAGGCCACCGCCCACGACCACGGCCTGCCCTACCTGGAGGCGGAGACCTTCCGGAGCGCCGTGGCCTCGCACTACCGGATGCTCAGGATGCTGGGCCGCCCGCCGGTGGCGGACCCCGTCACGGAGGACGCCAAGCCGAAGCTCGCCGTGGCGGCCTGA